From Proteiniborus sp. MB09-C3, the proteins below share one genomic window:
- a CDS encoding sigma-70 family RNA polymerase sigma factor → MNEPVRTQWQIRCAFNGFCKRTLKNEAANAHKQTKWQQLREVTFSDLTPQEENQLYTYDRYFADDEAEQSFCVAGKEITAKLLAEALHSLPEEKRNAVLLYYFFEMSDVEIAELYKIPRSTVQYRRTSSFELLKRYLEERAYD, encoded by the coding sequence TCCGTTGCGCCTTTAACGGCTTTTGCAAACGGACGTTGAAGAACGAAGCAGCCAACGCCCACAAGCAGACGAAATGGCAGCAGTTACGCGAGGTAACTTTTTCAGACCTTACCCCGCAGGAGGAAAATCAGCTTTACACCTATGACCGCTATTTTGCAGATGATGAAGCTGAACAATCCTTTTGTGTGGCGGGAAAGGAAATCACCGCAAAGCTGCTTGCCGAAGCCCTGCACAGCTTGCCGGAAGAAAAACGCAACGCCGTCTTACTGTATTATTTCTTTGAAATGAGCGACGTGGAAATCGCAGAACTCTATAAAATTCCGAGAAGCACCGTACAGTATCGACGGACAAGCTCTTTTGAGTTACTAAAACGCTATTTGGAGGAACGCGCCTATGATTGA
- a CDS encoding helix-turn-helix domain-containing protein, protein MIEMIGNTEQDERGLLPYPVIIAATKGDPEAMKIVVQKYESYIASLSMRKLRDERGNTYYGIDEDIRDRLRSKLMRAVLSFKV, encoded by the coding sequence ATGATTGAAATGATTGGTAACACCGAACAAGACGAACGCGGCTTGTTACCCTACCCGGTAATCATAGCCGCAACAAAGGGCGACCCGGAAGCTATGAAAATTGTCGTACAGAAGTACGAAAGCTACATAGCCAGCCTGTCTATGCGAAAGCTCCGCGACGAGCGCGGCAATACCTACTACGGCATAGATGAGGACATACGGGACCGCTTGCGGTCAAAGCTCATGCGGGCTGTCCTTTCATTCAAGGTTTGA
- a CDS encoding DUF6870 family protein, translating into MLTVKQLDEMSQSGIEKIDKTGLVDIRGIKIDTNLPPEQRMINYLEQVKNPYCFLFGDSAVRVRFEPAGDELKNKLKDFFISLKKV; encoded by the coding sequence ATGTTGACAGTAAAACAACTGGACGAAATGAGCCAGTCAGGAATAGAAAAGATAGATAAAACCGGGCTTGTGGATATTCGTGGAATCAAGATTGATACGAACCTGCCCCCGGAACAGAGAATGATAAATTATTTAGAGCAGGTGAAAAACCCTTATTGCTTTTTGTTCGGTGACAGTGCTGTTCGTGTAAGGTTTGAGCCTGCGGGTGACGAGCTAAAAAACAAGCTGAAAGACTTTTTTATCAGCTTAAAAAAAGTCTAA